The segment GCTGATTTCCGCTTTTTGGACCTCCGTCGCTTCTTCACTGGTTCCTCAACTGCTGAAGCAGCTTCGTCCGAAGCAGTGCTTAAGTCAGCTTCCATGTTGGCTGATTTGTGCTTTTTGGATCTTGATCTCTCCTTCTCTGGTTCCTTTACTGCTGAAGCAGCTTCCTTCGGAGCAGATACCAAGTCAAGTAGCTCATTCCCATCAGCGAGATTGGATAACAAGTTCTCTCCCATGCTATCTAAACCTGACGTGTTGCCTGATTCGAGCTCCGACACCATTGGAACTGAAAGTCTTGAGAGGCCATCATATGAGAGAATGCAAGCTATTGCGTACATAGACGCTCCGAGATGAGGCGGCAAATTTTCTTGCGGATGTTTTACCTATAAAATGCAAAGTTAAGGTTGAGAAGGATGCCAATACTCTGAATAAAATGTTGAATATCTTCAACCATAGTGATTATAACTACTCTTACCTTGAACAAAATGGATGCCActagtctctctctcaagaTGTACATTTGAGCAATTTCAATAGCTGTCATCTCGAAAGGCAGCCACCGATCCACTACCACCTTGACTGAATTTTCCGGGGCGAGCATTAATTTATCTCCAGGCCTACCACCTGCTTTGTCTTTGTCCATCGCATCTCCTACAGTTTCTACTTCGTTGTTGCCTTCCTCGTCATCACTCTTATCAGCATCACAGCTCTCTGTAGGAGCCACAGCTATCTCTCCCGCAAACAGTAACAACGGTATAGTGGTAAGGGCGGTGCTTTCTCTTATGTGCACGTCCCAGTCTCCTCGAGTGAtctcatcaaaaacaattaaagcTTCATCATCCTCCCTAGAGGACGTGTTTGAAAGCGAGAGCACACGAACTTTGGCTCCCGTAATGGTCTCTACTAGTGACCTTCTATTATTCATGGAAGGTGGGCACATTCTTCCCACCATAGGGTACAATCCTACTGCTACAACAGCACGGAGAATACCCGGATCGTGAGCATTCAGACTACAGTCTGAGTTATTTCTAGGGATGAGCCCATGTCTTTCGAGTTCCCCATGAAGCTTGTCACGCATATTATCCAGCATCTTCATGGCATTTGGGGAGACGAAATACTCAGAACAGAACTCCCGAGATTGACCATTTCTTTTTGCATCTTTCCAGCGATGAAAAGCTGCAACAATCGCAAGGTGATCACTGTGGCCTCCATAAAGCGACGCAAGTTCACGTTTTGCGGCAACAGCTTTTCTTCTTTCTGCTGGTCCCAAGGGCATGGTAAATGGATCCTTGGTGTCGGCTGCACATGCCAGAAGAAGTGCTGGGTCCAGACAGTTCACTAATATGGAGAAATAAATCATCTTGCAAATCCGAGGATGAACTGGAAGCTGGCCAAATTTCTGTCCAAGTTCTGTCAGCTCTTCTTGTGGTGTCAGTGCGCCAATGTCTTTAAGGGTGGTTAAGGCATTTGCAATGCTTTGATCAACAGGCGGGTCCATCAATTTCTGAAGGAAATCATTGACGTTGCAATTCGGATCCAGTATCTTAACCTGAATTCATTAGTTAGGAACATAAGTTAGACAACAAGTATGgaaaaaaatctcaaataatATGCCACCATGCACGAACATTATAGACAAATTCTACGATAGAAAGAACAGCACCTGTAAGCAGAGTTCATCTACTGGCATCCTCCTAACTTCAGGGATTCTATATTCAGGTAAAGAGGCTGCCCGAAGTTTAGAATAGAGATGATAACAAATTCCAGGTTGGCACCGGCCTGCTCGTCCCTCTCGCTGTTTTGCATTCGCTTTAGAAACCCAAGAAGATTCTAGCGTTGACACGTCGTTATAAGGATCATAACTCTTTTCCTTCATCCGCCCACTATCTATCACATAAACCACATCATCGATAGTAACTGCTGATTCAGCAATATTTGTCGCAAGCACAATTTTGCGACAGCCTTGAGGGGGGCGTTTAAAAACTTTCTTCTGTTCCTCTACAGGAACCCTTGAGTGTAGACATATGATGCTATATTTAGCACTATCTGCAAAATAGGGATTAGCAAGCAGTCTCTCTTTCGTTCTACTTATTTCCTCCCACCCAGGTAGAAAAACAAGAACGGCACCCGCTTCTGAGTCACGGCATATTTTCTTCATTAAATTCACTATAAGACTCACGTCTACTTCTTCTGGATTGATTGTCGCCATATACTTATCAAGTAAGTCTTGTGCTTGCTGAGAATTGGACTGGACGTTATCAGCATGTTCCCTGATTATTTGAGCAGCTTCAAATTGCTTCTCTTTTTCGGCCAATTCTAATGCTGTCATACCTTCCTTGGACTTCAATTTACTGTCAGCGCCAAGTGCGAGGAGCTTACAGACAGTTTTAACCCTGCCCTTTCCAGCGAAGACCATAAGTGGTGTTAGCCAGGTCGATGATTGCCTGTAATTGTAAACCTCGTGACTTCCTTCGGAGGAAACCAGATCTAAGAGAGCTTCAAACTCATCATTTGTCCATGCCATTTCAATTGCTTCGTCTAAAGCAACTTTGTCTTCATCTTTAATATCACCCTTGCCATCTGGTATGCTTGAGTCGTCAGAAATTAGATGATGATTCTTCTCTGATTTCAGGACAGAGAGCACATCTTCCAGATAAAAGGTTCTCACCTAGAGACAGGGGCAAGAAGATTATTTTCAATACAATATGACTAAAGCGGACTATAGAGAAAAATGGAGGGGAATTAACTGGATAAGTGAATCCAGGGACTTGGACAACTGGACAACCTCCGAAATATCCAGAAAACCTCTCAGCATCAAGAGTAGCACTCATTAGAATCTGCACCCACATGAAAAGAAATATTCTTATACAGTAACTATGCCCCAAAAGGGTAAAACGAAGAAGAGTCGTAAGTAAAGGATCTGAACTAACCAGTCGGAGATGAGGATTTGAAGGAAGGAAGTCCCtgaagacaaaaagaaaaacatcacAAATTGATCCGAGTTCTATCTCCCCAACGAAATGAAAATATATCACGATAGTTCTCTTTTTCATGGCTTAGGTTCAATTAAAGGATTATATATAAGTGTACAGGGAAAGCAGTTTAGGCATCTAATAGCATAGTGCGACACAACTGAACAATAGCAATGTGATGAGTTATTCTacatatagatttttatttttggtccaAAATTTGACAAGCTGAGAACTCTAGTGTTCAAGAAGGCTAGAGACTGTACCTTATAATCGCCAACATGAAATCAGAGTAGCAATCCCTTTCATGAATTTCATCCTACATAGTAACATAGAGGTTATTGATAATTAAGACAACTACTAAATCAATTTATACAAAAACGAGAACCTAAGATGACAAACAGATACAACAAGGCAGACAAAAGTGACTGACAATTTCATGTTGAAATTATTCAATCAAATTAACTCCTACGGTCCTACCAGAGAAACCAGGAAAAGCATACTTACTAAACACATGAAAAGCATATcctaaatcaaacaaaaatgtGTTACCACAATAATGTGAGTTATATCAGGAACACAGCTACCACCGCCTTTGCCTACAAGCACCCTCAACAGAATGCCATTCGTGCAGAAAACAACTGATGACTGTCTTCCACCTTCGCTCTTCAGCCGCACCTACATTTGGATCATAAAGTCGCGATATGGAGGGATGATTTTACCAGCAGCCATTAACATATCTCTATCATATGAATACGTTTATGTCAAACAAATATTCCC is part of the Raphanus sativus cultivar WK10039 unplaced genomic scaffold, ASM80110v3 Scaffold2159, whole genome shotgun sequence genome and harbors:
- the LOC108843807 gene encoding DExH-box ATP-dependent RNA helicase DExH2: MGKKMNRNQNTESSESSRIWASKFLKEFRASGNHSHTFDNSLTNNDRGIIHQMCQKMGLRSKSSGKGDQRRLTIFKRAPRPSVSDRRNKTTYGNGDADEKKLKRVSFPSEAKPVLQELFTRYPPCDGDTTGTSLGIYTGRSSGKQRKWKDDFFGKPQMNKDDIQSRAASLSSRLANDKDFREIFGARTKLPIASFREAITSAVESNQVVLIAGETGCGKTTQVPQYLLDHMWYSKRESCKIICTQPRRISAISVSERISWERGETIGNNVGYKVRLKSEGGRQSSVVFCTNGILLRVLVGKGGGSCVPDITHIIVDEIHERDCYSDFMLAIIRDFLPSNPHLRLILMSATLDAERFSGYFGGCPVVQVPGFTYPVRTFYLEDVLSVLKSEKNHHLISDDSSIPDGKGDIKDEDKVALDEAIEMAWTNDEFEALLDLVSSEGSHEVYNYRQSSTWLTPLMVFAGKGRVKTVCKLLALGADSKLKSKEGMTALELAEKEKQFEAAQIIREHADNVQSNSQQAQDLLDKYMATINPEEVDVSLIVNLMKKICRDSEAGAVLVFLPGWEEISRTKERLLANPYFADSAKYSIICLHSRVPVEEQKKVFKRPPQGCRKIVLATNIAESAVTIDDVVYVIDSGRMKEKSYDPYNDVSTLESSWVSKANAKQREGRAGRCQPGICYHLYSKLRAASLPEYRIPEVRRMPVDELCLQVKILDPNCNVNDFLQKLMDPPVDQSIANALTTLKDIGALTPQEELTELGQKFGQLPVHPRICKMIYFSILVNCLDPALLLACAADTKDPFTMPLGPAERRKAVAAKRELASLYGGHSDHLAIVAAFHRWKDAKRNGQSREFCSEYFVSPNAMKMLDNMRDKLHGELERHGLIPRNNSDCSLNAHDPGILRAVVAVGLYPMVGRMCPPSMNNRRSLVETITGAKVRVLSLSNTSSREDDEALIVFDEITRGDWDVHIRESTALTTIPLLLFAGEIAVAPTESCDADKSDDEEGNNEVETVGDAMDKDKAGGRPGDKLMLAPENSVKVVVDRWLPFEMTAIEIAQMYILRERLVASILFKVKHPQENLPPHLGASMYAIACILSYDGLSRLSVPMVSELESGNTSGLDSMGENLLSNLADGNELLDLVSAPKEAASAVKEPEKERSRSKKHKSANMEADLSTASDEAASAVEEPVKKRRRSKKRKSAKILDLANEQPEANPANESDLGNIEESLPSNLVTGNEQPDTNTAPAEAASAGEEPEKKRSRSSKKRKSAKNLDLGNIEVNEPSDLANNGNEQTEVKSDRKEKESIPANLTNGNEQSDPNSAQMEADSAAKTPEKKQSRSKRRKLANDSSSGNNMEENVPSTSGNEQHISSGETEAA